The Methanothrix soehngenii GP6 genome has a window encoding:
- a CDS encoding YkgJ family cysteine cluster protein, protein MKKPSDRIDQVRRLCHQLCRSSCIEDKRQERHKELLRNRAHWSVLKKAEQFRQIDRGEKVPFDISLPLPARDGEEGSNQGVELFWERFRCQQCGLCCFTPGAGLLLEKEDFDRIAAKIGKRKLERLSRFDRALDGWILKQPCPFYDHAKRGCKIYEIRPLTCRKYPLHPPLAQLPYNLAVDAFCPAARLFAKETLEWWIICENNWARLLARMEESGKAPPKKDG, encoded by the coding sequence ATGAAAAAACCCAGCGATCGGATAGACCAGGTTCGCAGGCTCTGCCACCAGCTCTGTCGCAGCTCATGCATTGAGGATAAGAGACAGGAACGCCATAAAGAACTGCTGCGGAATCGCGCCCACTGGTCGGTGTTGAAAAAGGCAGAGCAGTTCCGCCAGATAGATCGGGGAGAGAAGGTGCCCTTTGACATCTCCCTCCCCCTGCCGGCCAGAGATGGTGAGGAGGGCTCAAACCAGGGGGTCGAGCTTTTCTGGGAGCGGTTTCGTTGCCAGCAGTGTGGCCTGTGCTGCTTTACCCCGGGAGCGGGACTGCTGCTCGAAAAGGAGGATTTCGACCGGATCGCTGCGAAGATCGGGAAGAGGAAGCTAGAAAGGCTTTCCAGATTTGACAGAGCTCTGGACGGCTGGATTCTCAAGCAGCCCTGCCCGTTTTATGATCATGCCAAAAGAGGCTGCAAGATCTATGAGATCAGACCCCTAACCTGCCGCAAGTATCCTCTTCATCCCCCTCTGGCCCAGCTGCCTTACAATCTGGCGGTGGACGCCTTCTGCCCCGCCGCCCGCCTCTTTGCCAAGGAGACACTGGAGTGGTGGATCATCTGCGAGAACAACTGGGCGAGGCTCTTGGCCAGGATGGAGGAGTCCGGAAAGGCTCCGCCAAAAAAGGATGGCTAA
- a CDS encoding winged helix-turn-helix domain-containing protein, giving the protein MNQKRRTNDIIASEILKLCMNGASKTRIIHKANLNFLSAKSHIESLMNNGLMEAVPTGSKVIYRTTPKGAELSRVFGQFHSEIDKLFSYA; this is encoded by the coding sequence ATGAACCAGAAGAGAAGAACCAATGACATAATCGCTTCAGAGATCCTGAAGCTATGCATGAATGGCGCGAGCAAGACCCGGATCATTCATAAGGCAAATCTGAATTTCTTGAGCGCTAAATCCCACATCGAAAGTCTGATGAATAATGGGCTGATGGAGGCCGTTCCCACTGGCTCAAAAGTCATCTACCGCACCACCCCTAAAGGAGCGGAGCTATCTCGGGTATTCGGTCAGTTCCATAGCGAGATCGACAAGCTATTTTCATATGCTTGA
- a CDS encoding 50S ribosomal protein L15e, with amino-acid sequence MRSFYSYIGDAWSSPREGYVGALRQDRLKAWRQESTVQKIERPTRLDRARALGYKAKQGIIVARVKVRRGGRRKSRYERNRKTSKMGVNTITMAKSIQRIAEERAGRRYRNMEVLNSYWVAEDGKQKFYEVILVDPHSTSIKSDKDLCWVADNVHRGRAVRGKTSAGRKGRGQRHKGFGTEKTRPGIRAHDGRGK; translated from the coding sequence ATGAGATCTTTTTACAGCTATATCGGCGATGCCTGGTCCTCTCCTCGAGAGGGATACGTGGGCGCGCTGAGGCAGGACAGGCTCAAGGCCTGGCGCCAGGAGAGCACAGTGCAAAAGATCGAGCGGCCCACCAGACTGGACAGGGCGCGGGCACTCGGCTATAAGGCCAAGCAGGGCATAATCGTGGCGCGTGTCAAGGTAAGAAGGGGCGGCAGAAGAAAGTCCCGCTATGAGAGAAACAGAAAGACCAGCAAGATGGGAGTAAACACCATCACCATGGCCAAGTCCATCCAGAGGATCGCCGAGGAGCGAGCGGGCAGAAGGTACCGCAACATGGAGGTCCTGAACTCTTACTGGGTGGCAGAGGACGGCAAACAGAAGTTCTATGAGGTCATCTTGGTAGATCCCCACTCCACCTCCATCAAGAGCGACAAGGACCTCTGCTGGGTCGCAGACAACGTCCACCGGGGCAGAGCGGTGCGTGGCAAGACCAGCGCTGGCCGCAAGGGCAGGGGCCAGAGGCACAAGGGCTTTGGCACTGAGAAGACCAGGCCCGGCATCAGAGCCCACGATGGCAGAGGTAAGTG